The sequence AGCTCAGCCGGCAGTGCGCCGATGTCCCGTTGCTGAAAGGTAAAGCCGGGATGCCGCACCTGCGCCGCTGCCAGCGCTGAAGTGTCCAGGTCCAGGCCCAGCACCTCTAGCCGCCGGCCCGGAAAGGCCAGCGTCAGGGCGTCCAGCTCACGGCCGCTGCCGACCCCCAGCGCCAGCACCCGGCCACCTTCCGGGGGTGCGGCGCGGCGCAGCGCCTCGACCAGCGTGAACAGCAGCACCGGGTCTTCCAGCTTGTCTATGCGGGCGAATTCGCTGCCGGCGCTGTAGTCGCGGGCCGTGTCCAGGCGGCCTGCACGGGGGCGCAGGGTCAGGCGCACTTTTCCTGCCTCCCGCCTGCCAATCAGCAGGTGGGCGTCCAGCAGGTCGGCCAGGTCGGTCCAGACGGCCCAGGGGCGGTGCCGGCCAGCCGGGCCTGTTTCGCCGGCATACAGCCCCAGGCCCAGGTCCGGGTCGGGGACGCTGAAGCCCACCTCATCCCGCTCCTCCAGCGCCCGGCGCAGGGCCGGTAGCAGGGCGCTCATGGGCTGCTGGCCGAAGTGCGGGTCCGTCACTGAAAGAGTCATGGCAGACAGGAAGTTTACAATGCTCCCTATGACCCTGCCCACCCGCTGTGTGCTGGACGCCAGCTCGCTGCTCAGTTATGTCCTCAACAAGGAAGGAGCCAGCAGTGTGGCCGAACTGCTGGAAAATTCCGCCATGCACGCCGTGACCTGGACCGAGATGCTGACCCAGCTGTCACGCCGCAGCGACGTTCACGAGCCGGACCTGGTCGCCGCCCGCCTGAAGAAAGTGATTCGGATTGACGTGGGGCACGAACACGACGCCGAGCTGGCCGGCCGCCTCGCCGCGCTGGGGCCGCAGTCAGGTCTGTCGCTGGGCGACCGCTACGCCCTGGCGATGGCTGCGCGGCTGGACGTGCCGGTGGTCACCGCGCACAGCCACTGGGCTGCGCTGGACCTGAGCACGCTGCCGGGCAGCCTGCGAATCCACTCTATCCGGTAGGGCGGCCAGGGGCCCTAGTAGCCCCGGTGCCGCACTTGCGCGCCCAGCTCGGCCAGGCGGTCGGTAAGCACCCCCACCGCCGCCTTGACCCCCGGGGTAATAATCGGCCCGCCGAAGCGGCCCAGGCGGACCAGCGTGCTGCCGTCCTCACGGGCGGTCACGTCGATCAGCACTTCCTGGGTCAGGTCTCCTTCCACCACGTGCGCCAGGGCCACCCAGCTGGAGCCATGTTCACTGCGGCGCAGGCTGGCGTACAGGTCCAGCAGCACCACCGTCCAGACTCCACGCGGGTCACGGGCGGTGTGCTTGCTGAAGGTGCGGGGATCGAACTGGGCGGGCAGCTGAACGATGCTGTGGGGCACGGTGGGGTCGTCCTCCTGGGGGGGGTAGGGAGCGTAGCCGCTGTACGGCACCTCGGAATGGGCAGTGGGCACAAAGCGGGCGTGCTGCGGCCTCAGGCCCAGGTCGCGCCACTTGAGGGCATATTTGGTTTCGAGCGCAGCGGCCGGCGGCTCCACACGCTCTACGCGCATCACGCCGCTGGCCTCCGCCTGAGCACAGGCAAAGTCGAAATATTCGTCGTGGTCGGTGGTCAGCAGCACCGCGCCGCCGGGCTTC is a genomic window of Deinococcus proteolyticus MRP containing:
- the trmB gene encoding tRNA (guanine(46)-N(7))-methyltransferase TrmB, whose protein sequence is MIYRLGDFQFPSAPESLYPQTPQRPWVLEVGFGDGRFWPHFARTFAAVPNYLGVEISGVSLLKAHRRLKEAGLDNAVLTKLPAEVLVREVVPHGALDLMVVNFPDPWPKAGHEDHRLLRADFFRLAASRLKPGGAVLLTTDHDEYFDFACAQAEASGVMRVERVEPPAAALETKYALKWRDLGLRPQHARFVPTAHSEVPYSGYAPYPPQEDDPTVPHSIVQLPAQFDPRTFSKHTARDPRGVWTVVLLDLYASLRRSEHGSSWVALAHVVEGDLTQEVLIDVTAREDGSTLVRLGRFGGPIITPGVKAAVGVLTDRLAELGAQVRHRGY
- a CDS encoding class I SAM-dependent methyltransferase, with amino-acid sequence MTLSVTDPHFGQQPMSALLPALRRALEERDEVGFSVPDPDLGLGLYAGETGPAGRHRPWAVWTDLADLLDAHLLIGRREAGKVRLTLRPRAGRLDTARDYSAGSEFARIDKLEDPVLLFTLVEALRRAAPPEGGRVLALGVGSGRELDALTLAFPGRRLEVLGLDLDTSALAAAQVRHPGFTFQQRDIGALPAELGRFDLVLALSVLQSRDVSLDGVLRTLHRSHLNPSGGLVLGFPNARYSGGEVSYGARLRNFARPDLSLLFADVAQARRYLHKHGFKVFVTGKHEVLVTAIPAGATTPAGLDL
- a CDS encoding PIN domain-containing protein, with amino-acid sequence MTLPTRCVLDASSLLSYVLNKEGASSVAELLENSAMHAVTWTEMLTQLSRRSDVHEPDLVAARLKKVIRIDVGHEHDAELAGRLAALGPQSGLSLGDRYALAMAARLDVPVVTAHSHWAALDLSTLPGSLRIHSIR